A region of the Lycium barbarum isolate Lr01 chromosome 1, ASM1917538v2, whole genome shotgun sequence genome:
ACAGAAAGACACTAATCTACATTGACGAGAAGCATGAGGAGGATAGGAGCAGGACTGAGTGGCTAGTGCACGAATACAGACTGGATAGTACTGGTACAACTTCTGACGACATGCAGGTATGGTGTTAACTTATATTAAATTAAGTAATAGGACATACTTATTTGTAAGAGTTGGGAGTTTAGGTATACATAATGATGTTGTGAGTTTGAGGACAATTGATATCCGCACTTAATAAGACTGGTAATGGGCTTATGTCTAGCATATACAATTGTTGCTGTGAAGAAAAGAGTGCCATAGGAGATTGTATTTCATCATTTTGTAAAACAAGGAAAAGTGAAAGTCAAGTAGGCAACCCCTGCGCACCAGTTATTCTCCTCCAAGCGAGAGAGGAACTAGATGCCCGTTTTATCTGTCTTGAATTTGCATTGAACAACTTGAGGAACAGTAAAAGTTTCTCTTGGAGAAGTAAATCAAGAGTTCCCTCCCTCTTACTGTCTTCTTATCCTTCCTTGGACCAACATACTTCTAGTGACTTAAACTAGAATTGGATAACTTCAATGGGCATCCTGTTATAATTACTAGCGGATATGTCATGTACCTGTTTCATTTATATGAAGTCCCGTTCCAAGAAGCTGATGCACCAACTTTTTAAATTACAAGTGTAAAACAGTCCGTATGAGCAATTACTCATACAGAGTTGGTGTACCAGTTGGGAAAAGAAACTGATTTGGAATTGTGTTTTAGCTTCTTTATTTTCAATGAAGATTAAATATAGAATATCTTTCTGGTGctaattattttaattttcttCCTGTTGTTAAAGTGGGTAGTTTGCAAGTTATACAAGGTGAGTAACAAGTTAATAGCAGCAGAGAAAAAGgaagccacaaaatctgctagtCCAAATGATGGGGTATCTAGCAAGGGCTTGACAATTGAAGGTAATTAGTTTTTGAGGCACTTTTCAAATTGCTTGATCAGCACCGTAGTATTTGCAGCTTTAGATGGAGCTAATGCAAAGCCGCTGGCTCAGCATAATCAATGCTTTACCCTCTTCCTCTTGTAGTCAGAGAGGAAGCGAGCTACACAGTTAATGATGAGGGGCCTAGTAATGTTGGCGATGATTTACATCCTCTGCTTGATACTATTCAAGTCACTGCTGCAACGCTTTACTCCTCTTCAATACTGCTTGATCAGTTAATAGCAGCAGAGGAAAAGGAAGCCCCAAAATCTGCTGGTCAAAATGATGGGATATCTAGCAAGGGCTTGACAATAGAAGGTAATTAGTTTTTGAGGCACTTTTCAAATTGCTTGATCAGCAGCGTGGTATTTGCAGCTTTAGATGGAAATAATGCTTTACCTCTTCCTCTTGCAGTCCCAGAGAAAGCAAGCAACATAGACAATGATGAGGGGACTAGTAATGTTCTTGGCGAAGATTTACATCCTCTGCTTGATACTGATCAAGTCACTACTGCAATGCTTCACTCCTCTTCAATGTTGCTTGATCAAATTTGGAGCTTTGACAAACCTCATACATACCCTTGGCGTCAGCATGACCAGGGAACTGTGCTTCCTACTCCTAAGACCCAACATGTAGAGAGAAATACACTTACTCCTCCTACAGGTCCACACAAAGCAACAAACGAAGTGGTTGGAAATAAGCGTCCGATAGGTATGCGTAATTCACAGTCACCGCCTACATCTGGTGAAGGCTTCATGATCCGGAATGCAAAATCTCAGCGTCTGTGTGATGTGGGAACTATGCTTCCCCCTCCCCTGCCTGAAAATGATCAGAGAACAATAGTTCCTACTAAAGCGAGCAGTGATGTTGTTACTGACCCGGTCCCAAGTAACAGTCAGGGCTCTGAGAAACCTGAGTGTTCTGAAAAAAATCTTGATGGGCGCACTGGCATTTTCAGCTTTGATGGTGAGTGGCCGCTATATCCTGATTTAACTGAACTTCCACCATATGATGAATCTTTTGAGTCCTTAACTGCAGAAGTATTGACCTTCTTTAATCAGCCTGATCCTGAATATCCATAGGCATATGACAACAAGAAAGAGGCCAATAAATGTTAGAACCATGTTATGGCAGTCTGTGGTGAGAATTACAGAtgttttaattactttatacAAACTTCTGCTAGTTGAGTAAAGGTACGAAGGCAGTAGATTTAGGTTTCAGGACCAAATATTGGTGAAGGCCGTCATGTACCATTGTTTCAATTTTTATGGCAAGTACTGTCTAATTTTATCAAGGAATCTGTTagttt
Encoded here:
- the LOC132634941 gene encoding uncharacterized protein LOC132634941 isoform X2, with amino-acid sequence MKSTSSCTILSSFLISLLVKEASFILAEMHLPSQAEEWYFLSPANKDGQSNSTNNGGYWESCGTDSLIHKDGELIGYRKTLIYIDEKHEEDRSRTEWLVHEYRLDSTGTTSDDMQWVVCKLYKVSNKLIAAEKKEATKSASPNDGVSSKGLTIEVREEASYTVNDEGPSNVGDDLHPLLDTIQVTAATLYSSSILLDQLIAAEEKEAPKSAGQNDGISSKGLTIEVPEKASNIDNDEGTSNVLGEDLHPLLDTDQVTTAMLHSSSMLLDQIWSFDKPHTYPWRQHDQGTVLPTPKTQHVERNTLTPPTGPHKATNEVVGNKRPIGMRNSQSPPTSGEGFMIRNAKSQRLCDVGTMLPPPLPENDQRTIVPTKASSDVVTDPVPSNSQGSEKPECSEKNLDGRTGIFSFDGEWPLYPDLTELPPYDESFESLTAEVLTFFNQPDPEYP
- the LOC132634941 gene encoding uncharacterized protein LOC132634941 isoform X1; amino-acid sequence: MEEKGKENSTADMRNLNKHCMDIEVIPKLEMLVDGQLCCADEELIIHYLYKKMIGQPFPNQIIHEVDFFLYHPQQLSQMHLPSQAEEWYFLSPANKDGQSNSTNNGGYWESCGTDSLIHKDGELIGYRKTLIYIDEKHEEDRSRTEWLVHEYRLDSTGTTSDDMQWVVCKLYKVSNKLIAAEKKEATKSASPNDGVSSKGLTIEVREEASYTVNDEGPSNVGDDLHPLLDTIQVTAATLYSSSILLDQLIAAEEKEAPKSAGQNDGISSKGLTIEVPEKASNIDNDEGTSNVLGEDLHPLLDTDQVTTAMLHSSSMLLDQIWSFDKPHTYPWRQHDQGTVLPTPKTQHVERNTLTPPTGPHKATNEVVGNKRPIGMRNSQSPPTSGEGFMIRNAKSQRLCDVGTMLPPPLPENDQRTIVPTKASSDVVTDPVPSNSQGSEKPECSEKNLDGRTGIFSFDGEWPLYPDLTELPPYDESFESLTAEVLTFFNQPDPEYP